One Capsicum annuum cultivar UCD-10X-F1 chromosome 2, UCD10Xv1.1, whole genome shotgun sequence genomic window carries:
- the LOC124895949 gene encoding uncharacterized protein LOC124895949 codes for MNQQGCSRNNQKTKNFLSAGSLASLRNKQILEHKKKKNTGYINSKEKNQKQKEKSNNVSPMSQVPEQVQQVQAISQVLKQVQHVSPNSTSLAAPVEEQVRQELLDSTIRASQPIVEQVRKDQSQLPNLQANEQSREGLSTNKRKRGATQMQAVHGRTDRQLIVLNELNSLLVQLK; via the exons ATGAATCAACAAGGGTGTTCGAGAAATaatcaaaaaactaaaaactttCTTTCAGCTGGATCACTAGCATCTCTACGAAACAAACAAATACTAgaacacaagaagaagaagaacacaggCTACATAAATTCAAAGGAAAAGAATCAAAAGCAGAAGGAGAAGTCAAACAACGTTTCACCTATGTCTCAAGTACCTGAACAAGTGCAACAGGTGCAAGCTATATCTCAAGTATTAAAACAAGTGCAACATGTGTCTCCGAATTCCACCTCTCTTGCAGCACCAGTAGAGGAGCAAGTGCGACAAGAATTGCTAGACTCCACCATTCGTGCATCACAACCCATTGTTGAACAAGTGCGGAAGGATCAGTCACAACTTCCTAATTTACAAGCAAATGAACAATCTAGAGAAg GCCTTTcaactaataaaagaaaaagaggtgCTACACAAATGCAAGCAGTACATGGACGGACTGACCGTCAACTGATAGTGCTAAATGAGTTGAACAGCCTATTGGTCCAACTAAAGTAG